A stretch of Armigeres subalbatus isolate Guangzhou_Male unplaced genomic scaffold, GZ_Asu_2 Contig58, whole genome shotgun sequence DNA encodes these proteins:
- the LOC134204441 gene encoding uncharacterized protein LOC134204441, which yields MCKKDGHKLRDCNSFKQLSLEKRWKTTQQLSLCRRCLIPHGKWPCKATVCGIGNCDARHHKLLHPGDPQQSTAAVTASTKSRATPTATLNVHRQLPCPVLFRILPVTLYGNSASINTLAFLDDGSSHTLIEKDLADELGVEGKVEPLCMQWTSNIKRIESNSQNIQLQISGVGSDRRQTLDYVRTVESLDLPPQSLQYEVMADKFDYLKGLPVHSYSTAAPRILIGVDNAKLLLTLKKRERKYSEPVATKTRLGWTIYGKAEGLAVASEHLLHHICACTTDQQLHNSVKDFFSIENVGVALVPQVEAEEDRRSREILEKTTIRTASGRFQTGLLWKFDCVEFPDNRYVAEKRLACLERSLAKKPNLYANVRQQILDYQTKGYAHKLTDEESSSSAPKKVWYLPLGVVQNPNKPGKVRVVWDAAAKTGGVSLNSMLMKGPDLLTSLSSVLFRFRQREVAITGDLKEMFHQIIIRPEDRQAQRFLWRDNSEDPAEEYVMDVATFGSTCSPCSAQYVKNKNAEEWKHVYPEASAAIVENTYVDDYANSSDTVDEAACLAVEVKEIHASAGFEIRNWLSNSKQVLQRIGEQSTESSKSFIAEKSTDSERVLGMTWQPESDELTFALKFRPDVQHLLSENVIPTKRQVLRVVMSVFDPLGLVASFVVEGKCLIQDIWRAQVDWDDQIPENLDTRWRSWLKVLNNLNQVKIPRCYFPGYEPRSLHSLELHVFVDASEEAYACAAYFRIVDRGQVRCTLVSAKTKVAPLHPIMSIPRLELQAAVIGVRLMKSVQDNHTLPISRRLFWEIPKRCSPGFVQTSGSIGSLWHTGSVKF from the coding sequence ATGTGCAAGAAGGATGGACACAAGTTGAGAGATTGCAACAGTTTCAAGCAATTGTCACTGGAGAAACGTTGGAAGACCACTCAGCAATTGAGCTTGTGTCGTCGGTGCTTAATTCCTCACGGTAAATGGCCATGCAAAGCCACGGTCTGTGGCATTGGCAACTGCGACGCACGTCATCACAAACTTCTACATCCCGGAGATCCTCAACAATCGACTGCTGCAGTCACAGCGTCAACGAAAAGTCGGGCTACTCCAACAGCGACATTGAACGTTCATCGTCAGCTTCCGTGTCCAGTGCTCTTTCGGATTCTTCCCGTAACACTGTATGGGAATAGTGCGTCGATCAACACGTTGGCATTTCTCGACGATGGGTCATCACACACGTTGATTGAAAAGGATTTGGCAGATGAACTTGGCGTTGAAGGCAAAGTGGAACCCTTGTGCATGCAGTGGACCAGCAATATCAAACGGATCGAAAGCAATTCTCAAAATATCCAGCTTCAAATATCAGGTGTTGGCAGCGATCGCAGGCAAACATTGGATTACGTGCGAACCGTTGAAAGTTTAGATCTTCCTCCACAGTCTTTGCAGTACGAAGTGATGGCAGACAAATTCGACTACCTCAAAGGCCTGCCAGTGCACAGCTATTCTACTGCTGCACCTCGTATCTTGATTGGTGTCGACAATGCCAAACTGTTGCTGACGTTGAAAAAACGGGAAAGAAAGTACAGCGAACCAGTTGCGACGAAAACGAGGCTAGGTTGGACCATATACGGTAAAGCTGAGGGTCTGGCAGTAGCGTCCGAACATCTTCTCCACCACATTTGCGCATGTACGACTGATCAACAGCTGCACAATTCAGTAAAAGATTTCTTCTCCATCGAAAACGTGGGTGTCGCTCTAGTTCCACAAGTAGAGGCCGAGGAAGATCGGAGATCAcgtgaaatcctggagaaaactACCATCCGCACAGCATCCGGAAGATTTCAGACAGGTTTATTGTGGAAGTTTGACTGTGTTGAGTTTCCTGATAACCGATACGTAGCAGAGAAGCGATTGGCGTGCCTAGAGAGAAGTTTGGCCAAGAAACCCAACTTATACGCAAATGTCAGACAACAGATCCTCGATTATCAGACAAAAGGCTATGCGCACAAGCTTACCGACGAAGAATCAAGCAGTAGTGCACCCAAAAAGGTCTGGTATTTGCCATTAGGGGTGGTGCAGAATCCTAACAAGCCTGGTAAGGTACGTGTCGTGTGGGACGCCGCGGCAAAAACGGGCGGTGTTTCGTTGAACTCCATGCTGATGAAGGGCCCGGACCTTCTCACTTCGTTATCATCCGTGTTGTTCCGATTTCGTCAACGAGAAGTTGCCATCACGGGTGACTTGAAAGAAATGTTCCACCAGATCATAATTCGACCGGAGGATCGCCAAGCGCAGCGCTTTCTGTGGCGCGACAATTCAGAGGATCCGGCGGAGGAGTACGTGATGGACGTAGCGACGTTTGGGTCAACATGTTCACCATGCTCTGCCCAATATGTTAAGAACAAGAACGCAGAGGAATGGAAACATGTGTACCCGGAAGCTTCAGCAGCCATAGTGGAGAACACCTATGTAGATGACTACGCAAACAGCTCCGATACAGTGGATGAAGCTGCTTGCCTTGCCGTAGAGGTGAAAGAAATCCACGCAAGTGCAGGCTTTGAAATCAGAAATTGGCTTTCCAATTCCAAACAAGTTCTCCAAAGGATTGGGGAACAAAGTACGGAATCATCGAAAAGTTTCATTGCGGAGAAGTCTACTGACTCAGAGCGAGTCCTGGGTATGACATGGCAGCCAGAAAGTGACGAACTTACCTTCGCTCTTAAGTTTCGGCCTGACGTGCAACATCTCCTATCGGAAAATGTCATCCCTACGAAGCGCCAGGTTCTAAGAGTCGTAATGAGTGTCTTCGACCCACTTGGGCTTGTTGCATCGTTCGTTGTAGAAGGAAAATGCTTGATTCAAGATATTTGGAGAGCGCAAGTGGATTGGGACGATCAAATTCCAGAAAATCTAGACACTCGATGGCGAAGCTGGTTGAAGGTGCTCAATAATCTCAACCAGGTAAAGATTCCTCGCTGCTACTTTCCTGGATACGAACCTCGTAGCCTGCATAGCTTGGAACTCCACGTATTCGTTGACGCAAGTGAAGAAGCATATGCTTGTGCTGCTTATTTCCGGATTGTAGACCGCGGACAAGTACGCTGCACACTTGTGTCGGCCAAAACCAAAGTAGCTCCTCTACATCCAATAATGTCAATTCCGCGACTGGAACTACAAGCTGCAGTTATCGGAGTTCGCCTGATGAAGTCGGTACAGGACAATCACACGCTACCGATTAGCCGTCGTTTGTTCTGGGAGATTCCAAAACGGTGCAGTCCTGGATTCGTTCAGACCAGCGGAAGTATCGGCAGTTTGTGGCATACAGGATCAGTGAAATTTTGA